A single Sphingobacteriales bacterium DNA region contains:
- a CDS encoding DUF4175 domain-containing protein: MNTNYDLLLQKLDAFIRKYYLNKLLRGSLLCVGLLLGFYLFISLFEYQLYFSSAVRKLLLACFVLTSLTALVYYVVIPLLHYLRLGKQISHEQAAAIIGKHFSDVKDRLLNILQLKQQSQNAYNRDLIEASIHQKSEAIKLVPFSKAVNLNENKKYLKYALPPLFLMLFLLIAAPNVLKESGTRLLNPNKTFAKKAPFEFVLENKQLKMLQYEGMEIKMSVKGKTVPNEVYLAENGKYHKMEKTAADKFSYRFTNVQEDVSFYFSANDFNSEEYKIRVLQKPLIANFTTHLAYPAYTNRTNESVKNTGDLVVPAGTTVSWNFETSGTDAVKINLDGESHSSQKTGRDKFTYSRRIIRDTRYTVLVSNREVDKGDSVLFTIIATPDNFPSISIEQIQDSSQQDFSVFVGAVADDYGLTKLEFHYSIKEEKGNVKESKKQNLPLSNKSISDFNYQIDFSKYQLAPGDKMDYYFEVWDNDGVFGPKSAKSQTFAYDKPTVRELEKQEFQNNEDIKSDLSDAAKEAQKLASMIKEMKEKILTKSILSWEDKKQLEQIRKKHDELQEELKQIKDKYEENLKNQEKFKKPDDEILQKQEKLQEMMKDLMSDEMKDLMKQIQDILQKMEQKNTFENLDKMEMSNKDLKSELDKMQQLFKQLQLEQKAQETIDKLNELAKEQEKLSEQTKNNSAPQEQLQQKQEELNKKMEDIRESLKQMEKLNKENDNKLDTKGNQEQGEDIKQDMEQSSDELEQKQNDKASKSQKSSSQKMKKMAQKMKNDLDKMQMDQAAEDIKMIRQLLENLVKLSFDQEQLMNELKKTETESPKYVQLMQKQFDLRDDARLIEDTLQTLGKRQFQLQSFISDEMYKLNREMKKALDNLEARNKPVTGVAQQLVMTSTNNLALMLSESLDNMQQQQKSKKPGSGSCNKPGGEGQKPSMSELQKQLGDQLQKMQEGIQKGKDPKQMGKDFADAVQKQAAIREALRQMKEKMSQQQKESGGVDDMMKKMDEVEKQLATKRLSKETLQRHKDIQTRLLEFDKAQRDQEEDEKRQSKSGIEIARKLPPNLEEYLQKRKSALEIYQTVPPSLRPFYKNLVEKYLRLVN, from the coding sequence ATGAATACCAATTACGACCTGCTCCTTCAGAAATTAGACGCATTTATCAGAAAATATTATCTGAATAAATTGCTGCGAGGCAGTTTGCTGTGTGTCGGATTGCTTTTGGGATTTTACCTCTTCATTTCTTTGTTCGAATACCAGCTTTATTTTTCATCTGCTGTCCGGAAGTTGCTGCTGGCTTGTTTTGTATTGACATCCCTGACCGCACTCGTTTACTATGTGGTGATTCCGCTTTTACATTACCTGCGGTTGGGCAAACAGATTTCGCATGAACAGGCGGCTGCCATTATTGGAAAACACTTCTCGGATGTGAAAGATAGGCTGCTGAACATATTGCAGCTGAAGCAGCAGTCGCAAAACGCTTATAACAGAGATTTGATAGAAGCCAGTATCCATCAAAAGTCCGAGGCCATAAAATTGGTGCCGTTTTCAAAAGCGGTTAACCTGAATGAAAATAAAAAATACCTGAAGTATGCGCTGCCACCGCTTTTCCTGATGTTGTTTTTGCTGATTGCAGCACCCAATGTGCTGAAAGAAAGTGGTACTCGCCTGTTGAATCCGAATAAGACCTTTGCCAAAAAAGCGCCATTTGAATTCGTGCTGGAAAACAAACAGCTGAAAATGCTGCAGTACGAAGGCATGGAAATTAAGATGTCCGTTAAAGGAAAGACGGTTCCCAATGAAGTGTATCTGGCAGAAAACGGAAAGTATCATAAGATGGAGAAAACGGCTGCCGATAAATTTTCGTACCGTTTCACTAACGTCCAGGAAGATGTATCCTTTTATTTTTCGGCAAATGATTTCAATAGTGAGGAATATAAGATCCGGGTACTCCAAAAGCCTCTCATTGCCAATTTTACCACACACCTGGCTTATCCTGCTTATACCAACAGAACCAATGAATCCGTAAAAAATACAGGAGACCTGGTGGTGCCTGCCGGCACCACGGTTAGCTGGAATTTTGAAACGTCCGGAACGGATGCCGTAAAAATAAATCTGGACGGGGAGAGTCATTCCTCCCAAAAGACAGGCAGGGATAAATTCACTTATTCCAGAAGAATCATCAGGGATACACGATACACCGTATTGGTTTCCAACAGAGAGGTGGATAAAGGGGATTCTGTTTTATTCACCATCATCGCCACTCCCGATAATTTTCCGTCTATCAGTATTGAACAGATTCAGGATTCTTCCCAACAGGACTTTTCTGTCTTTGTCGGTGCAGTGGCAGATGATTATGGGTTGACAAAACTGGAATTTCATTATTCCATAAAAGAGGAAAAAGGAAATGTGAAGGAAAGCAAAAAACAAAATCTTCCATTATCCAATAAATCCATTTCCGATTTCAATTATCAGATTGATTTCTCGAAATATCAGTTAGCACCCGGCGATAAGATGGATTACTATTTTGAGGTATGGGATAACGATGGCGTTTTCGGGCCAAAGTCGGCAAAGTCTCAGACTTTTGCCTATGACAAACCTACAGTCCGCGAATTGGAAAAGCAGGAATTCCAAAACAATGAAGATATTAAATCCGATTTGTCCGATGCAGCGAAGGAAGCGCAGAAACTGGCTTCTATGATTAAGGAAATGAAGGAAAAAATCCTGACCAAGAGCATCTTGTCCTGGGAGGATAAAAAACAACTCGAACAGATCCGGAAAAAACACGATGAGTTGCAGGAAGAACTGAAACAGATAAAAGATAAATACGAGGAGAACTTGAAGAATCAGGAGAAGTTTAAAAAACCCGATGACGAAATTCTGCAAAAACAGGAGAAACTGCAGGAAATGATGAAAGACCTGATGAGCGATGAGATGAAAGACCTGATGAAACAGATTCAAGACATCCTGCAGAAGATGGAACAGAAGAACACATTTGAGAATCTCGATAAGATGGAGATGAGCAATAAGGATTTGAAATCGGAGTTGGATAAAATGCAGCAGCTGTTCAAGCAATTGCAGCTGGAGCAAAAGGCACAGGAAACCATCGATAAGCTGAACGAACTCGCGAAAGAGCAGGAAAAACTAAGTGAGCAGACCAAAAATAATTCAGCGCCACAGGAACAGTTGCAGCAGAAACAGGAAGAGTTGAACAAAAAAATGGAGGACATCAGAGAAAGCCTGAAGCAGATGGAGAAACTCAATAAGGAGAACGATAACAAGCTCGACACAAAAGGCAACCAGGAGCAGGGCGAGGATATCAAGCAGGATATGGAGCAAAGCAGTGACGAACTGGAGCAGAAGCAAAATGACAAGGCGTCCAAATCTCAAAAATCATCTTCACAGAAAATGAAGAAGATGGCGCAAAAGATGAAGAATGATCTGGACAAGATGCAGATGGACCAGGCTGCGGAAGATATCAAGATGATTCGTCAGTTGCTGGAAAATCTGGTGAAGCTGTCATTCGATCAGGAACAGCTGATGAATGAGCTGAAGAAGACAGAAACCGAAAGCCCGAAATATGTCCAGCTGATGCAGAAACAATTTGACCTGCGGGATGATGCCAGATTAATAGAAGATACATTACAGACTCTGGGCAAACGGCAATTCCAGTTACAGTCCTTTATTTCCGACGAAATGTACAAACTCAACCGGGAGATGAAGAAAGCGCTGGATAACCTGGAGGCGCGGAATAAACCGGTGACGGGTGTGGCACAGCAACTGGTGATGACATCTACCAATAACCTTGCCCTGATGCTCAGCGAATCACTGGATAATATGCAGCAGCAGCAAAAGTCGAAAAAACCGGGTAGCGGTTCCTGTAACAAACCGGGAGGGGAAGGGCAAAAGCCATCTATGAGCGAACTGCAAAAACAACTGGGCGACCAACTCCAAAAGATGCAGGAAGGCATACAGAAAGGAAAAGACCCGAAACAGATGGGTAAAGATTTTGCGGATGCCGTACAGAAACAGGCTGCCATCCGAGAAGCCCTGCGCCAGATGAAAGAAAAAATGAGCCAGCAGCAGAAGGAAAGCGGCGGCGTGGATGATATGATGAAAAAAATGGACGAGGTGGAGAAGCAATTGGCCACCAAGAGATTATCCAAAGAAACTTTGCAAAGGCATAAAGATATACAAACCAGGCTGTTAGAGTTTGATAAGGCACAGCGTGACCAGGAGGAAGATGAGAAGCGCCAATCCAAGTCAGGCATCGAAATAGCCCGAAAATTACCACCAAACCTGGAAGAATACCTTCAAAAACGCAAATCAGCCCTCGAAATATATCAGACGGTTCCCCCGTCACTTCGTCCTTTTTACAAAAATTTAGTAGAAAAGTACTTGCGACTTGTTAACTAA
- a CDS encoding ATP-binding protein, with protein sequence MQEVVKLKISSRLENIAKVETLIESLRDQFKISERQYGNMLLASVEAVTNAIEHGNNLDEKKEVKIEAYKCEQFFNLFVRDQGKGFNPDGLPDPTAPEFREQPDGRGVFLMRKLADEVRFREGGTCVEMKFFLS encoded by the coding sequence ATGCAAGAAGTAGTAAAATTGAAAATCTCTTCCCGTCTGGAAAATATCGCTAAAGTAGAAACCCTGATTGAATCGCTGAGAGATCAGTTTAAGATCAGTGAGCGGCAATACGGCAATATGCTGCTGGCTTCGGTGGAGGCGGTTACCAATGCTATCGAACATGGCAATAATCTGGATGAAAAAAAAGAAGTGAAGATTGAGGCTTATAAATGCGAACAATTCTTTAATCTTTTTGTCCGCGATCAGGGCAAAGGATTCAATCCGGACGGGTTGCCGGACCCTACGGCACCCGAATTCCGCGAGCAGCCCGATGGGCGTGGTGTATTCCTGATGCGTAAACTCGCCGATGAGGTGCGCTTCCGCGAAGGCGGCACCTGCGTGGAGATGAAATTCTTTTTGTCGTAG
- the ybeY gene encoding rRNA maturation RNase YbeY, whose amino-acid sequence MAILFHFNTISKPRFFKPAQLKPWIKSIAAKERFVIKELNYIFLSDVELLKINMDYLNHDTYTDIITFDNSGVKGQIEGDVFISLERVEENAGKFRVSFENELNRVLAHGLLHLCGYKDKTKKDAILMRQKEEESLVLFHNN is encoded by the coding sequence ATGGCAATTTTATTTCATTTCAATACCATTTCAAAGCCGCGTTTCTTTAAACCCGCTCAACTGAAACCGTGGATAAAGTCCATCGCTGCAAAGGAAAGATTTGTCATTAAAGAATTGAATTATATTTTCCTGTCGGATGTGGAGTTGCTGAAAATAAATATGGATTACCTGAACCATGATACCTATACCGATATCATCACTTTTGACAATTCGGGTGTAAAAGGACAGATAGAAGGAGACGTCTTTATCTCGCTGGAAAGAGTGGAAGAAAATGCAGGAAAATTCAGGGTGTCATTTGAAAACGAACTGAACCGGGTGCTGGCGCACGGCTTACTGCATCTGTGCGGCTATAAAGATAAAACGAAGAAAGATGCTATACTGATGCGACAGAAAGAAGAGGAAAGCCTGGTATTATTTCATAATAATTAA
- a CDS encoding alpha/beta fold hydrolase, whose product MKRFPAFLLLFPALFIILSCQKNDTPVKDGILPIVFVHGYSGSGDSYTKMIEYFRANGYPANKLYTYDWNTLDLQSAPKNTKPLRDFILDVLKKTGYDKVNLIGHSLGGSLTFNYCSNTEYAGSVNRLAWLAPYLKDRTKIPDSAIPTLNLRSNADYVVTDTSTIPFAVNRVIPDKDHNEIASCKESFAEIFTFFNDGKEPVTTIPEDDRILISGKVVSFLENAVGSGNTIEIYEVSANDGTRLSTTPVSMLHTDAKGYYSEFAAKKDTYYEFEVSTGRAADRPIHFYFEPFKNSSHVIYLRTFPPQSSFLEMNTLAYFMYDENNNNASDYTSVALFSSATTFKGIDFSLPTPGFSTYTYNGRILHTPNWPSSSNGLSVALFY is encoded by the coding sequence ATGAAAAGATTTCCCGCTTTTTTACTGCTTTTTCCGGCATTGTTCATCATCCTATCCTGTCAGAAAAATGACACTCCGGTTAAAGACGGCATCCTTCCCATCGTTTTTGTACATGGCTATTCCGGAAGTGGGGATTCCTACACCAAGATGATAGAGTATTTCAGGGCGAACGGGTATCCCGCCAACAAATTATATACCTACGACTGGAATACGCTCGACTTGCAGAGTGCCCCCAAAAACACGAAACCACTGAGAGATTTTATACTGGATGTACTTAAGAAAACCGGATATGATAAAGTGAACCTGATAGGCCATTCTTTGGGCGGCTCACTCACCTTTAACTATTGCAGTAACACGGAATATGCCGGCTCCGTCAACCGGCTGGCATGGCTGGCTCCCTATCTGAAAGACAGAACCAAAATTCCCGATTCGGCGATTCCAACGCTGAACCTCCGCAGCAATGCGGACTATGTGGTGACGGATACCAGTACTATTCCTTTTGCTGTGAATCGGGTCATCCCCGATAAGGATCATAATGAAATTGCATCCTGCAAAGAATCTTTTGCAGAGATCTTTACATTCTTTAATGACGGCAAAGAACCGGTGACGACCATTCCGGAAGACGACCGTATTCTGATTTCCGGCAAAGTAGTCAGTTTTCTGGAAAATGCCGTAGGCTCCGGCAATACGATTGAAATTTACGAAGTAAGCGCAAACGACGGAACACGACTGTCAACAACGCCCGTCAGTATGCTGCACACGGACGCCAAAGGATATTACTCCGAATTTGCCGCAAAGAAAGACACCTACTACGAGTTCGAAGTTTCCACCGGCAGGGCTGCCGACCGCCCTATTCACTTTTATTTTGAGCCGTTCAAAAATTCCAGTCATGTGATTTATCTGCGCACCTTCCCGCCGCAAAGCAGTTTTCTAGAAATGAATACGCTGGCGTACTTTATGTACGACGAAAACAATAACAATGCCTCTGATTATACCTCCGTTGCTTTATTCAGCAGTGCGACCACTTTCAAAGGTATTGATTTTTCATTGCCGACTCCCGGATTCTCCACCTATACTTATAATGGAAGAATACTGCATACTCCGAACTGGCCTTCATCTTCAAATGGGTTGAGTGTTGCTTTATTTTATTAG
- a CDS encoding nitrilase family protein, with the protein MNKDIEIALLQPDLIWKAKEKNLDNIGKQIASIDKPVDIIVLPEMFTTAFCVDDSNLAEGMEGETVQWMKGMARRRNAAICGSILFEEEGRLFNRFLWVEADGRLTSYDKHHLFSLAGENNLLSKGMHKTVIHYKGWKIQPFVCYDLRFPAWCQNDDNADIQLYAANWPKKRIHHWRHLLQARAIENQCYVVGVNRTGTDYFGNEHDGCSSVFDYAGSRINCLEDRNGIEIVKLSKQDLEKQRERYPFWKDRDTFMSPL; encoded by the coding sequence ATGAACAAGGATATCGAAATTGCCCTGCTTCAGCCGGATTTAATCTGGAAGGCTAAAGAAAAAAATCTGGATAATATAGGAAAACAGATTGCTTCCATAGACAAACCGGTTGACATCATCGTATTGCCGGAAATGTTCACCACCGCATTTTGTGTAGACGACAGCAACCTGGCGGAAGGAATGGAGGGTGAAACGGTACAATGGATGAAGGGGATGGCGCGTAGACGAAACGCCGCCATTTGCGGCAGTATCTTGTTTGAAGAAGAGGGGCGTCTTTTCAATCGCTTTTTGTGGGTGGAGGCAGATGGCAGGCTAACATCGTATGACAAGCATCATTTGTTCAGTCTGGCAGGTGAAAATAATCTGTTGTCAAAAGGGATGCATAAGACAGTCATACATTATAAGGGCTGGAAGATACAACCTTTTGTCTGTTATGATTTGCGCTTTCCGGCCTGGTGCCAGAATGATGACAATGCGGATATTCAGCTGTATGCAGCCAACTGGCCGAAGAAGCGCATACATCACTGGAGACATCTCTTGCAGGCAAGAGCCATAGAAAACCAGTGTTATGTGGTGGGTGTGAACAGAACAGGAACGGACTATTTCGGGAATGAACACGACGGATGCAGCAGCGTATTTGATTATGCGGGAAGCCGGATAAATTGCCTAGAAGACAGGAATGGCATAGAAATTGTTAAACTTTCCAAACAGGATTTAGAAAAACAAAGAGAACGTTATCCTTTTTGGAAAGATAGAGATACCTTTATGTCTCCCTTATAG
- a CDS encoding peptidylprolyl isomerase yields MKKNIFTLLLSCFCIALFATDNDGKVIIQEKINQKMDSSTYVLISTEYGDIKIRLYNETPLHRDNFIKLAKEKFFDSTLFHRVIPTFMIQGGDPQSKTAKAGEPLGMGDVGYRVPAEFNKDLIHKRGVLAAARDNNPQKSSSGCQFYITQGKKYSDEEVTQISKARGITWTEEQKKTYKEIGGTPSLDMNYTVFGEVVSGIEVVDKIASEPRDQRDRPAKDIRMTVKVLDK; encoded by the coding sequence ATGAAAAAAAACATCTTTACCCTTTTGCTGTCTTGTTTTTGTATCGCGCTTTTTGCCACGGACAATGATGGAAAAGTAATTATTCAGGAAAAAATCAACCAAAAAATGGACTCTTCGACGTATGTATTAATCTCCACCGAATACGGAGATATTAAAATCCGCTTGTATAATGAAACACCCCTTCATCGGGATAATTTCATAAAGTTGGCAAAAGAAAAATTCTTTGACTCTACCCTGTTTCACCGGGTTATACCCACTTTTATGATACAGGGAGGTGATCCGCAATCTAAAACAGCCAAAGCTGGCGAGCCTCTGGGCATGGGAGATGTTGGATACCGAGTTCCGGCAGAATTCAACAAGGACCTGATACACAAACGGGGGGTGCTCGCTGCCGCACGCGATAACAATCCGCAGAAATCTTCTTCCGGCTGTCAGTTTTATATTACACAGGGGAAAAAATACTCCGACGAAGAGGTGACACAAATAAGCAAAGCGAGAGGCATAACCTGGACCGAAGAACAAAAGAAGACTTATAAAGAAATTGGCGGTACGCCTTCTTTGGATATGAACTACACGGTGTTCGGAGAGGTGGTTTCCGGAATTGAAGTAGTGGATAAGATTGCATCTGAACCACGGGACCAGAGAGACCGGCCTGCTAAGGATATACGGATGACGGTAAAGGTGCTGGATAAATAA
- a CDS encoding DUF1572 family protein yields the protein MQASHLTSANKLFAYYKRIGEEAMAQVSEEKLFYEPNVDSNSIAVIVQHLAGNMLSRWTDFLTADGEKEWRNRDAEFETDISGRKELMGLWNKGWQCLEFAMGSLTEEDLKKTIYIRNEGHTVLEAINRQLAHYPYHIGQIVFLAKMLHAEKWKSLSIPRNQSKEYNKQKFTQEKGDSFFTDKV from the coding sequence ATGCAGGCAAGTCATCTCACATCGGCAAATAAATTATTCGCATATTACAAAAGAATAGGTGAAGAAGCGATGGCGCAGGTAAGTGAAGAAAAACTGTTTTATGAACCTAACGTAGACTCCAATTCCATCGCCGTTATTGTGCAGCATTTAGCCGGCAATATGCTGTCGCGCTGGACTGATTTTCTGACGGCAGACGGAGAGAAGGAATGGAGGAACCGGGATGCGGAGTTTGAAACAGACATTTCCGGCAGAAAAGAACTAATGGGGTTGTGGAATAAAGGGTGGCAATGCCTTGAATTTGCAATGGGTTCATTGACTGAAGAAGATTTAAAGAAAACCATTTACATCCGAAACGAAGGTCATACCGTCCTGGAGGCCATTAACCGGCAGCTGGCGCACTATCCCTATCATATCGGGCAGATTGTTTTCCTGGCAAAGATGCTGCATGCGGAAAAATGGAAGAGTTTGTCCATTCCCAGAAACCAATCAAAGGAATACAACAAACAAAAATTTACACAGGAAAAAGGAGATTCCTTTTTCACAGATAAGGTATAA
- a CDS encoding c-type cytochrome yields MSFKDAPDEKKEEPKFTNLKVFSRKMAHDDLIAIMKNYNTALGVKCNHCHVKNGEKMDFASDEKSEKGIARKMQKMTNAVNKKYFGKNSGTVSCTTCHNGKIHPNDVK; encoded by the coding sequence ATGAGTTTTAAAGATGCTCCCGATGAGAAGAAAGAAGAACCAAAATTTACGAACCTGAAAGTGTTTTCCAGGAAAATGGCACATGATGACCTGATTGCCATCATGAAGAATTATAACACGGCATTAGGGGTGAAATGCAACCATTGCCATGTGAAGAACGGTGAAAAGATGGATTTTGCATCCGATGAAAAATCGGAGAAAGGCATTGCCCGCAAGATGCAGAAAATGACAAATGCAGTCAATAAAAAATATTTCGGCAAAAATTCCGGAACTGTGTCCTGCACAACCTGTCACAATGGGAAAATACATCCGAATGATGTAAAATAA
- a CDS encoding TIM44-like domain-containing protein, translating to MKNRSLTISFLILTVFLFYSGFLHAAAGGGGGGHSGGGDGGGGDGGAIIYLVYYLLRAIFMLPFPLNIIVLALVILIVYKIAKGYAASSGLNYLPNASSGGPVNKADRLPDDFVQKNPAFNPDNFKGKVRTAFVDIQNAWMQQNLSKVRKWISDGVYQRFNTQFIMMKAIEQVNELHSIQIRSVFIDDVETDGVYDIIHVGIQYSMYDAFVSKKYTQLNDGGPLNATEYWSFIKKSGVKEKDLYHTTNCPNCGGNLPEDGGETAKCPYCSTITYLGDYDWILAEITQPDDYFNSNSKYEKQGKFSKKIREQIGEQQDLSLQLLEDKASNGYMQIMTAQALKKPEITRRFVSDHLYSKIEEQIRTQPSFVFNRLYLNHVTSFDYFRQENKDNIVVALKRSSQRITTVNNQPGFEVSILSYDEVLILSRDINAGKPQGSLYAHSCPNCGAPVKDTIEINCTYCQATLNSTKYEWIISDWMTAAEYRQFRSDSNASFTVGKELDALEELFAVRDYALNNVLMMVAADGRITEQEMQYVNTLAKKWNYDLGKIQGFLELAKANKLVVRMPQNTKQKHKIVALMEKAANLDNSISAEERTLLEQVKTL from the coding sequence ATGAAAAACCGTAGCCTGACAATATCCTTTCTGATTCTAACTGTATTTTTATTTTATTCTGGATTCCTTCATGCGGCAGCCGGCGGCGGCGGCGGCGGCCATAGTGGTGGCGGTGACGGCGGCGGCGGTGACGGCGGTGCCATCATTTATCTGGTTTATTACTTGTTGCGTGCCATATTCATGCTGCCGTTCCCTCTCAATATTATTGTATTGGCACTGGTGATCCTGATTGTGTACAAAATAGCCAAAGGATATGCGGCCTCCAGTGGATTAAACTACCTGCCGAATGCCTCTTCAGGCGGCCCAGTCAATAAGGCAGACAGACTGCCGGATGATTTTGTGCAAAAAAATCCTGCATTCAACCCCGATAACTTTAAAGGAAAAGTCCGTACTGCATTTGTCGACATACAAAACGCATGGATGCAACAAAACCTATCCAAAGTACGGAAATGGATATCCGATGGCGTTTACCAGCGGTTCAACACCCAGTTCATCATGATGAAGGCGATTGAACAGGTAAATGAATTACATTCCATCCAAATAAGAAGTGTCTTTATAGATGATGTAGAAACAGATGGAGTATACGATATCATACATGTAGGTATCCAATACAGCATGTACGATGCTTTCGTTTCTAAGAAATATACGCAACTCAATGACGGCGGGCCGCTGAATGCCACTGAATACTGGTCTTTCATAAAGAAATCCGGCGTCAAAGAAAAAGATTTATACCATACGACCAACTGCCCGAACTGCGGGGGAAATTTGCCGGAAGACGGCGGGGAAACCGCCAAATGTCCTTACTGTTCTACCATCACTTATTTGGGTGACTATGACTGGATATTGGCAGAAATTACGCAACCTGACGATTACTTCAACTCCAATTCAAAATACGAGAAGCAGGGTAAATTCTCTAAAAAAATACGGGAACAGATCGGAGAGCAGCAGGATTTATCCCTTCAGCTGCTGGAAGATAAAGCCAGCAACGGTTATATGCAGATAATGACAGCACAGGCACTTAAGAAACCGGAGATCACCCGAAGATTCGTGTCGGACCATCTGTATTCAAAAATTGAAGAGCAGATACGTACACAGCCTTCCTTTGTATTTAACCGTCTATACCTGAATCATGTAACATCCTTTGATTACTTCAGGCAGGAAAACAAAGACAATATTGTCGTGGCACTCAAACGGTCGTCCCAACGGATTACGACGGTAAACAACCAGCCCGGTTTTGAGGTGAGCATCCTTTCATACGATGAAGTACTCATCTTGTCCAGAGATATCAATGCCGGAAAACCACAAGGTTCTTTGTATGCACACAGCTGTCCGAATTGTGGCGCTCCGGTGAAAGATACGATTGAGATTAATTGTACGTACTGTCAGGCAACACTCAACAGCACTAAATACGAATGGATTATCAGCGACTGGATGACGGCTGCCGAATACAGACAGTTCCGGTCAGATTCCAATGCTTCTTTTACTGTAGGTAAAGAACTGGATGCTTTAGAAGAGCTGTTTGCCGTAAGGGATTATGCCTTAAACAATGTATTGATGATGGTAGCGGCAGACGGCAGGATTACCGAACAAGAGATGCAATACGTTAACACCTTGGCAAAAAAATGGAATTATGACCTTGGTAAGATTCAGGGTTTTCTGGAGTTGGCGAAGGCGAATAAACTGGTCGTGCGTATGCCACAAAATACCAAACAAAAACATAAGATAGTGGCTTTGATGGAAAAAGCCGCCAACTTAGATAACTCCATCTCTGCTGAAGAGCGTACGTTACTGGAGCAGGTGAAAACCCTGTGA
- a CDS encoding DNA-3-methyladenine glycosylase gives MKLSKRYYRNEDVVYLAKDLLGKILITKIDGVKTGGIITETEAYCESEKGCHAYNRRKTERTKIMFEEGGWSYVYFCYGMHHLFNIVTGRKDVAQAVLIRAIQPTIGLEAILQRRHATSVTTNLCNGPGKVCRALGITKEQYGIHLTDKEIWIESSKTKMNTADIITTTRVGIDYAGEDALLPWRFILKN, from the coding sequence ATGAAACTCTCTAAAAGATACTATCGCAACGAAGATGTAGTATACCTCGCTAAAGACCTGTTAGGCAAGATACTCATAACAAAGATAGATGGTGTAAAAACCGGCGGCATCATTACGGAGACAGAAGCGTATTGTGAATCGGAGAAAGGCTGCCATGCCTACAACCGGCGCAAAACGGAACGTACCAAAATCATGTTTGAGGAGGGTGGATGGTCGTATGTCTATTTCTGTTACGGTATGCATCATTTATTCAATATTGTAACGGGCAGAAAAGACGTGGCGCAGGCTGTACTGATCCGCGCCATACAACCAACCATAGGGTTAGAAGCCATTTTGCAGAGACGTCATGCCACAAGTGTAACTACAAATCTATGCAACGGGCCCGGAAAAGTTTGCCGGGCACTCGGCATTACCAAAGAGCAGTACGGCATACATCTGACAGACAAAGAAATATGGATAGAATCCTCCAAAACAAAAATGAATACCGCCGATATCATCACCACAACAAGGGTTGGTATCGACTATGCAGGCGAGGACGCGCTGCTGCCCTGGCGTTTCATCCTTAAAAATTAA
- a CDS encoding SAM-dependent methyltransferase has translation MNTLYLIPTPLAEDALHTIPAYVKEIVVRCDIFIVEELKTARRFIKAVSREKNIDECLFIELDKHANYQFDETQLMALTNQTIGLLSEAGTPCIADPGNKAVELAHELNWHVIPLVGPNSMLLALMASGFNGQQFTFNGYLPIEPQDRRTKLLQMETLAKKGHTQLFMDTPYRNAKLLEELLQTLKYDTMLCIACNITAKDEYIKTLPMAEWKKRKMDLHKKPCIFVIGK, from the coding sequence GTGAATACACTCTATTTAATTCCGACACCCCTAGCAGAAGATGCGCTGCACACCATCCCCGCTTATGTAAAGGAGATTGTTGTCAGGTGTGACATATTTATTGTGGAAGAGCTGAAGACGGCGAGGCGCTTTATCAAAGCAGTCAGTCGTGAAAAGAATATAGACGAATGTTTGTTCATTGAACTGGATAAGCATGCGAATTATCAATTTGATGAGACACAGTTGATGGCACTGACGAATCAAACCATTGGACTGTTAAGCGAAGCAGGAACACCCTGCATAGCAGATCCGGGAAATAAGGCGGTTGAGCTGGCACATGAACTCAACTGGCATGTAATACCGTTGGTGGGTCCTAATTCCATGCTGCTGGCATTGATGGCGAGTGGATTCAACGGGCAGCAGTTTACTTTCAACGGCTATCTGCCTATTGAACCGCAAGACAGAAGAACCAAATTGCTGCAAATGGAAACGCTGGCAAAGAAAGGGCACACACAGTTGTTTATGGATACCCCTTACCGGAATGCAAAACTGCTGGAGGAGTTGTTGCAGACCTTGAAATACGATACGATGCTGTGTATAGCCTGCAATATAACGGCGAAGGATGAATATATCAAAACACTACCCATGGCTGAATGGAAAAAACGCAAAATGGATTTGCATAAAAAACCGTGTATATTTGTTATTGGCAAATAG